The Amblyomma americanum isolate KBUSLIRL-KWMA chromosome 11, ASM5285725v1, whole genome shotgun sequence genome includes the window TACACCGCTTCCTGGGAGATGGGCCTCATCGATACCCACTGCCACCTGGACTACATTTTCAGCAGGTCGGGCCATACGGGAACATTCGCCCAATTCAGGCTCATCCATCGAAACACCTTTCCCTATTGTTATGACGGCTGCGTTACGAACTTCTGTGACCCGGCCACGTTCCAAGATCGCCGGGTGTGGGGGTCGCTCCTAGATGAGGAATGCGTCTGGGGCGCCTTTGGGTGCCACCCGCGAAGAGCCGGCGAGTACACGGAAGATGTGGAGCAGCACCTCGTCCGCGCCCTGGGCCACGGCGCTGTGGTGGCCCTAGGCGAGATCGGGCTTGACTACGCCCGCAGGGACGGGCCCGATCGCGGGCAGCAGCAACGGGTTTTCCGCAGACAACTAACTCTGGCTGTCGAACGTCGGCTTCCCCTGGTCATTCATTCACGCGACTCAACACAGGACACCATCCGCGTCCTGAAGGAGACTGTCCATGCGGACCACCCGATCCATCTTCACTGTTTCACCGGCGACTGGATGGAGGCGAAGACCTGGCTCGACACGTTCCCTCGCCTCTGTCTGGGACTGACACCCTTGCTGGGCTTTCCTGATGTGGGGCGCTGCCTCTTGGAGGCGGCCCACAACGTTCCCCTTGACAGGCTGCTACTCGAGACGGACGCACCTTTCTTCTTGCCTAGGCACCAAGCGGGCACGCTGCAATGCTCGCATCCGGGCATGGTGGTCCACGTGGCAACTGAACTGTCAGCCATCCGGGACCTGCCCGTCGAGGAGGTGGTGGCCGCCGCCCGCCAGAACACGCGGCGTATTTACGGCATTTGACATGTGCTGCAGATATTTGTGTAGATCAAGCGCGCAGTCAAGGTTTCGTTGTTTTTTCAGCTGTTGATATGGAAATATAAATGTCATGTCAGATGGTTCGAtaattgaaaaaattcacaggCTGGTTAGTAATTGCAAATGTTTTTCAGCGTTAACTGGCACGGGAGAAGAGAAGGATATCAGATTTTTAATGTTCTCCACCCAGGTTACGGTTCTTCCATTGAATCTGCAGACGACGTCGCCTTTTAAGTCTAAGGTAAGAGCAAGCCGGGGCTTTATGATTGTAATAATAATTaacaattatttttgtttttggggaaagaaagggcgtagtatctgtctcatatatcgttggaaacttgaaccgcgccgtaagggaagggataaaggagggagtgaaagaagaagggaagagagaggtgccgtagtggagggcgccggaataatttcgaccgtctggggatctttaacgtgcactgacatcgcacagcacacgggcgccttagcgttttgcctccataaaaaacgcagccgccacggtcgggttcgaacccgggaactccggatcagtagccgagcgccctaaccactgagccaccgcggcgggtttatgattaataataataataataattggtttttgaggaaaggaaatggcgcagtatctgtctcatatcgttggacacctgaaccgcgcagtaagggaagggataaaggagggactgaaagaagaaaggaagaagaggtgccgtagtggagggctccggaataatttcgaccacctggggatctttaacgtgcactgacatcgcacagcacacgggcgccttagcgtttttcctccataaaaacgcagccgccgtgtgTTTATGATTATACCAGTGGCGATCCGGCGGTAAAGTGGCTAGAGTGGGCAGGTGTGAAAACCGACCGAGgaagcatggccccgcagcgcgccgatgccgtttggcggcgctgacggcagaggcgcggtaaggcgtgcagccgaaatgagcgcatcgcgtaggctaaatttttaccactgaggcgaaaatgagcccgtttcgcTTACCGCGCGTTTTATGCGAGCgtcaaagaatgaatctttaccataaaatgtttcgtcaactcgcatcattattcccgtgaaatatgctgcttcacaagcccagtTTGCATTGCGCAGCTGTACCGAAGCGAGTTTTGTGCGTGCTCATTTCGAGACGTTGCCCAGGatgtgagcgacgccgtagtgaaaggtttcGGAaggatttcaaccacctgggtttctttaacatgcaccgactctgtgcgttgcgccgccatcgaaacgcagtcactacggcgagaagagcacgtTGTAATGCGTTCCGTAGGACCTcgcaactgcagtcgcattggctgaaggcgccccaacgcacaaaccagttttgaagcgaaaagcttcactacgctagtcaacaccgcacTTCGCGCGAGCCgacgtatgtcggagcacgagtgacgtcacgcacggcgcaggtggccgccgccgactccgtcgcctaacctttcgccgctgccgcgtttctctctctctcgctccctagttactactgcgcatgcgccactagtagcaccgagccacaggtgttccgccgctgcgcagcgccgcgcctttcctcaaaatccaactttcaattttcagttttctctttcttcttttcctccctcctttatcccttcctttacggcgcggttcgggtgtccacctagatatgtgagacggttactgtgccgtttcctttcctcaaaaacaaacaaaacaagtaagcCGACGACGTTCATAGAGTTCACTGGCGTTgtcaactttgcaaaggccgttcattttcacgaaaggaaaggcgcacaatcggctccgcgggcaagtggatacctcaatctcgctttcatataCGTGGCGTTCGTGTCCAACTGTAAAAGCccgctttgattgcgttccgcacactggataggcagcgcgccctccctgccaccctgggaggtggcatgcagttaatggttgatcgcgagagatttatcaccaaatgaacgctacGGCCTATTtacagctgcagtgccgcatgtcagccaaaaCGCTGTCAGCGCTGATGAATTCAGGTCACATCTCTTTCACCGCCGCCAAATGTATGAAAGcccgaatgaggcgtccacatatccagggagccagttatgcacccttcctttgctcaaatctATCGCCATTTAGAACATTGTCAGCGCCAATGAACActgtgaacgccgacatcttttgcTTTGTACATcctgggttagctgagctaattcacACAACTtttttgtcgccgcttgcgaacctgtagcataTGTATACCATCTTGATGCTCATGTAAAcaatctccgacgattctagacaGTGAAGCGACACATCTGGCCttgaaatcgtttatttacaactGAAGGCCCCATTTAaacaagcagcaaaccagaattgGCTCCCTTCTGGCACCAGCAGGCCCCAGCtcaaaaccagaaggcttccttctgggaccaagCAAAACACCATTGGGTACCCTACAGGGACCATTTctaccagcagcaaaccagatctACGGcaattccttctgggaccagatgaaaccattagaaaGCAGAATCCTATTAATtttctccggggggggggggggttgcaaaaTTTGATCTACAACACTCAGGGGTttcagtgttttccgtttcttctcactatcctcaTACCCTAAAGCGAAAGGTgaatccttgtgaggcaataaaaacgtacacctgatgctgccagcgcaacagaatgctcagaacaaccaatttttggcacatcaccaattgactgtagaatctctgccgcagcttcggcatgcaagagcgttcggctgaacgcacatttgttttccaggacgttgacaagattgtaaaatgatactgacgaaTGCAAATGGCCCCCAAGGTCCAACTCAttagttgcctcagctggaagttTTTTGGGTATGTTGCCTTTATCAGAGACATGCTGTTCTGCTGGGACTTCGGAAGTTTTTTTTCGAGTGGGGGCAAGTGTTTTTAATTCGGTCGAGTCTTCTGTACGCAGCAGCCATACACTGGTGCTATTTCTTTCCCAGTGATGGAGCAACCAGTCACGGGGCAATGGGGGCGGAGAAACACGTTTTTCAGTgcttcacaatgagttgtcaAAACATCCCTCTTagccacatagcctgcaatgtaatataTCAGACGCGCATGTCTGTGTCGCTCAGCGTAGCTGTGATGGCCTGCAGCCACTTCCACTTTTTCCGcagccacttttgctgttgaaggcatctcgccctcgcataaaaaagaaaaaaacgctgctatggacctcctgcatgtttgtaaacaaacgaggtggcgctgcagtcgctagcgggatcgtggtaggcaaaaggccagagAGTGTCGTCGCGGAAAgttgttgagcgcgggttttcaaggcttgtaggcgcgttttcagtttctgcgaagcacagcaatggttgatgtttacagcttagtaatttcttgaagtacacgagctcgcgttggccacgtgcggcgtattcagaaaaatggttcgccactgtgtattgtgtatatggttagtagtaaacagaaagcatttctgccgttgatttctacgctaggcattgaataaaataggaagtttttggcactctgctatagccagaatgattttacttcggggcagtagtgagaggatgtgctggcgatctttcggcggagcagacgtgcgctcaccgtctgctgacatacgtacctgccgtgctgtgcgaaaagtggaggcagcgtcgtgtccccattctcctctgtctcgcttaaacGCTGTTTTTAGCCGCGGGATCacacaccagccaggccgacttctccccttgttaaactggtcgatttggtgaaaatttttgatttctgggattattttctttcttagcccccTGGGGTGTTCTgcttcgtgacgaaaaattacagcaaaatattcagtagaaatttataaagtacgctttccAGATGcggggtcgtcgaaaattgtgaggtaattcctttgaggctttctttgagttcagggccgcatttctttgaccaaagcgcaagcgaagaggccaaaaacgaggaaataaacgttaattttaaggttcgttttctgacctttcacattttctgcgattggcatcactcacaccttcgtaatttcataacgcatgaaaatagaatgactCTATTTGTCGCAAAAGATTCATGAGACGATGAGGAGTGTAATAtatttctcgattttttttttcctaaacgtgaagtattatgttcgttacttttgtaagaaacgttttcatgtaactatgcatgcataagtacatgatcatctaaaagaagaaataatagcgtcatatacagaacagggctttgtgaacatgctggcataaaacatttgcgcactttctactcaaatatttaagaccttgaggtgacttgacgagggtgttaattataattaccgaagaactgcaccaggtatagcaaaaaaaaggcataaccgaactagcgtagcaatttcatatttgcaccgaATTTACTTTCATATCGCGTGTacaaataacgaaaatacttttccttgccgcgccccctctcaatctcgacacgtctgttagtagcacgcctgcggctgcttctttccaaacaagcttcgcggtcatggactgcatcacgaaacatgacacatgcatgatgcaatgaaaaagcatgtggcttttagcacacttaaggtacgctattctaagcacgccaacgtgaccgcgcatgaacagacttctttctactcgaatcaaataattacgtctgtcatatgAAGAAACACTTTCTAgcaaatatcaaatgccataaaacgtgccattaaaacatgctgtgcaattaacaaaagaacgcattccttgggggcgagtgaacctgccggcgggggccccgtgcacaccggctcaaggtgataaatgcgtgcgcagctacatacgtgctttttttccttgcgcagttataagcgtagtatgctgatgttcaggtgaatgaacgcagtaacttacatgctattaagtacactgAGTGGCAGTGCCAATCGACTCCCAGAtttcgcgctttagtaccgcggctcattccgttagccagtttactaatgcggtatttatcgcgagaagcctatcggggctatTTTAAATtaccttttatgctactacgtggatcgaacagtgacgcggctgatcaatacatgctgcttctggagtgcgcaggcatgatatgcagccgccggtagctgcagcagctgcggtagacaccggctggccgtagctgttttgcctaccatgcgaaagtcgctgctgacatcagcgccaccgcatcttcgtgacgtcgcggagtgaaggaggtctatagcaAGGAGGTTATATCCTTGCTCTATAGACACTCCAgcacaggcgacgaaacgaactgaactgactaaaACTGCAACGGCGTGTGCAAGGCTATAGCAAGGCCGACGCTGctggctgagcttaccgcgccgctagctgcagcgccgcattccccctggcggcatcggtgcgcagacgGGTTACGCGCGGTCGAGAGAAAGCGCCGCGATCTTCACACCTTTCCATTTTTGTGCTACTGAcagcaatgctcggctcggctcaaacatggctcaaacagcaaaaaaaacaacaaaaaactgccggacgtgacgtctttttTTCAAACCGGattcgacgtcatgggttgaaattgcttgcgttatttcgaccagcTGGTTGCAGCAGTCTCTGCCTAGTCTTGTCTCACATGCAGTGCTTGTCTCAGTTTCGGAAGCGTGCCCCGAAGTCCTCATCTGCCATCCATGGAACCTCAAGAAAGGGCATGGCCCTTCACGTCAAACTGGGATGCTGACATCGTGGACACGTTCTGTCACCTCAACGATGTGTTTAGGAGGTTAGACCACGCCGGAACGTTTGCGGAGTTCCGCCTCAAGCATCGTTCAACATTTCCATATAATTATGGTGGCTGTGTGGCAAACTTCACCAACCCGGTTGCTTTCGAACGGCACGACAGGTGGCAAGCCCTGCTGGCAGAAGACTGCGTCTGGGGCTCGTTCGGATGCCCCCCATACTACGCAGACGAGTATTCTGAAGGAGTTGAAAAGTGCCTCAGGCGCGTCCTCGGCCACGACTCGGCGGTGGCTGTAGGCCGCATTGGTCTCGATTACTCCGAGAGCCCATTGCTCACCTGCAAGAACCAGCAAAAGCATGCTTTACGCAGGCAGCTGCTTTTGGCTGCCGAACGGCGCCTCCCGGTGGTGTTATATTCCCGAAATGCCACCTTCGACATCGTCCAGCTCTTCAGGAATACGGGTTTAATAAACCACCGA containing:
- the LOC144109624 gene encoding 3'-5' RNA nuclease TATDN2-like, whose amino-acid sequence is MEPQERAWPFTSNWDADIVDTFCHLNDVFRRLDHAGTFAEFRLKHRSTFPYNYGGCVANFTNPVAFERHDRWQALLAEDCVWGSFGCPPYYADEYSEGVEKCLRRVLGHDSAVAVGRIGLDYSESPLLTCKNQQKHALRRQLLLAAERRLPVVLYSRNATFDIVQLFRNTGLINHRIQLEGFCGEWPEAKFWLDTFPNLYLGLTPELALPCRGDLVKVAGKALLNRVLFETAAPQCLPSAEARWLAGSHPGMVVHVPLELSRILDLQVEEVAAIVRENTRRFYGI